ACATCATGAACCCGGATCCAAACACGACCATTCGCATGTTCGGCGTGCTGTATACTTTGCGGCGCCAATCGGGTCTTCCACCGACGGCCAGGGTTTTTATCCCGCCCGAGGGGCGACATTGCCTTGACATCGCCAGGGAAGTCCGGTTGCCGGTCGACAAGATCGAGGGCGTGTTCATCAATCATACCGCCTATCCGCCGGATCGAATCATTATGCCGGGGGATCGGGTTGCCTTCATTCCCACGGGTGTGCCGGGTTCCGACTGGCTGTCCTATTCTTTGCGCAAAAATCAGGAATCCCGACATTGATGCCACTGGAGCGGCGCGGCATGGCGCGGGGTAAATCCCGGCCGTTTCGCGTCGCTCCCGTAATTGTAGGCTGCGGCGGCTACCTGTATAACTGATGGGAATAACCTGCGAGTTGGTTTTTATCCGGCAACGGACCTTTTTCACCGTTGCACTATCCCCACCGTATATGCAGTTAAGCACGTTTAAAACTTCGTGAACAAAAATATGTGAAGAAGTTGTTTGATAATCATACCGTATACTGGTGCCTTGCCGGAACGTACTAATTTTAAACGCCTCCACCTCTTTATTATCCCATGACCCTTGCGGTTACTTCCTTGTTAATATTTCGGACACTCAGCCAAACGCAAAGTAGTTGACGATTTATATGAATTGTGTTAATGATCATGCGCCGTTTTTTGGCGGCACTGAAATTAAGTGTAATTACTTGTTCCCTGATCTCGCAAATTCCTACAAAAATTTAAAAAACCGCGGACTCATCCGGGTTGGCAACAGGGATTGTCGCCATTTTCGGGTTTGTGCGCCTGGGCGCCATGGTGCCCGCTCTTTGCTGTGTCATCGTTATGTCCTGAGAGAAATAATGCCTATCGCCTGAAAGGTTGACGGTACGCTGCGTGCCGTTGGGTTGAAGGAAAATTAAAAACAGGAGAGGAGAAGAACATGGCGGTTTGCAAGTGTACCGGCGAGCATGTTGATTCGCCGCAAGATCTGAAGTTGAAGGAGCTGCTGGATCACTATCGGGATTACGATGGTGCGTTGATTCCGGTGTTGCAGGGTGCGCAGGATATCTACGGGTATCTGCCTGCGGAGGTCCTCGAAACGATTTCGAAAGAGTTGAACATTCCCTTCAGCGAGGTTTTCGGCGTAGTGACCTTTTACGCCCAGTTTCACCTCAAGCCCCGTGGCCGCAACATCATCCGCGTCTGTCTGGGCACCGCCTGCCACGTGCTCGGCGGCGGCAAGATTTTCGACAGGCTGCAGGAAATTCTCGGCGTCGAGAATGGCGGAACCACGGAAGATCTGCGCTACACACTGGAGTCCGTGGCCTGCATCGGGGCCTGCGGCCTGGCGCCTTGTATCATGATCAACGATGATACCCATGGTCGTCTGGTACCGGGCGGTCTTGAAGAAATTCTGGAACAGTATCAGTAAGGGGGGACGGCGTACGATGAGCAAATTACAGGAAATGCGCTCCGGAATCGAGGAGCAGTACAAATCGAAACAGGACCGTGCCCGGATCGTGGTCGGCATGGGTACCTGCGGTATTGCCGCCGGCGCGGGCAAGGTCATGAACGCCATCAAGGCCGAAGTGGAAAAGACCGGCATGGACGTGGATGTCGATTTCACCAGCTGCATCGGCATGTGCTTCGCCGAGCCCGTGGTGGAGATGATGTCGCCTGGCAAGGCCAGCGTGGTATACGGCGGAGTATCTCCGGACAATGTGGTGCAGCTCATGAAGAGCCACCTGGTGGACGAGACCCCGATGCTCGACATGGCCCAGATTCAGATCCTGGGCGGCGCCAAGCCCTACGCGGATATTCCTGTCATGGAAAAGTCCGGGTATTACGCGCAGCAGGTGCGTTCGGTCACTTCGCGGCTGGGTCGCACCAACCCCGAGCGCATCGAGGACTACATCGCCACGGGCGGCTACGCGGGCATTGAAAAAGCCCTGAGCATGGAGCGCCTGGCGGTTATCGACGAGATCAAGAAATCCGGACTGCGCGGCCGCGGCGGCGGCGGTTTTCCTACCGGCACCAAGTGGCAGTTCGTGCATGACGCCGTGGGCGACAAGAAATTCATCGTCTGCAACGCCGACGAGGGCGATCCCGGGGCGTTCATGGACCGCAGCGTTCTGGAAGGCGACCCGCACGCGGTGCTGGAAGGGATGATGATCGCCGCTTACGCCATCGGTGCCAATGAAGGCGTGATCTACTGCCGTGCCGAGTATCCGCTGGCCATCCGCCGTCTCAATATGGCCATCAAGGTGGCGGAAGAGATGGGCATCATGGGTGAAAACATCATGGGCAGCGGCTTCAACTTCAAGGTGCGCATCAAGGCCGGGGCCGGAGCGTTCGTGTGCGGCGAGGAAACCGCGCTGCTCAACTCCATCGAAGGCCAGCGCGGCATGCCGCGGGTGCGTCCGCCGTTCCCGGCCCACAAGGGTCTGTGGCAGAAACCGACCTGCCTGAACAACGTGGAAACCTTCGCCAACGTACCGAATATCATCCGCAACGGTGGCGACTGGTTTGCCAGCATGGGCACCGAAAAGAGCAAGGGCAGCAAGGTGTTCTGTATCACCGGCAAGATCAACAACACCGGGTTGTGCGAAGTGCCCATGGGCATTACCTTGCGCGATCTGGTGTACAA
This portion of the Syntrophotalea acetylenica genome encodes:
- the nuoE gene encoding NADH-quinone oxidoreductase subunit NuoE, with the protein product MAVCKCTGEHVDSPQDLKLKELLDHYRDYDGALIPVLQGAQDIYGYLPAEVLETISKELNIPFSEVFGVVTFYAQFHLKPRGRNIIRVCLGTACHVLGGGKIFDRLQEILGVENGGTTEDLRYTLESVACIGACGLAPCIMINDDTHGRLVPGGLEEILEQYQ
- the nuoF gene encoding NADH-quinone oxidoreductase subunit NuoF encodes the protein MSKLQEMRSGIEEQYKSKQDRARIVVGMGTCGIAAGAGKVMNAIKAEVEKTGMDVDVDFTSCIGMCFAEPVVEMMSPGKASVVYGGVSPDNVVQLMKSHLVDETPMLDMAQIQILGGAKPYADIPVMEKSGYYAQQVRSVTSRLGRTNPERIEDYIATGGYAGIEKALSMERLAVIDEIKKSGLRGRGGGGFPTGTKWQFVHDAVGDKKFIVCNADEGDPGAFMDRSVLEGDPHAVLEGMMIAAYAIGANEGVIYCRAEYPLAIRRLNMAIKVAEEMGIMGENIMGSGFNFKVRIKAGAGAFVCGEETALLNSIEGQRGMPRVRPPFPAHKGLWQKPTCLNNVETFANVPNIIRNGGDWFASMGTEKSKGSKVFCITGKINNTGLCEVPMGITLRDLVYNIAGGIKDGKKFKAVQSGGPSGGCLPTEKLDLSIDYENLGQAGAIMGSGGLVFMDETSCMLDIAKYFLNFTQMESCGKCTPCREGTKRMLEILERICEGNGVPEDIDNLERLARVIKTSALCALGQTAPNPVLTTLKYFRDEYEAHINEKRCPAGVCPALLTYTILEDKCVGCGVCIKACPVGAISGEKKKAHVIDPKTCVKCGACVAKCKFDAIVKA